Genomic segment of Thermoflexus sp.:
GACGGGCCGGTTCTCCTCTACAGCCCACGCATGGCCCGCATACAGGCCCGGCCAGCGCATGCCCCGCCACCTCTGGATCGCCTTCCGGCTGGCCGGGCCCGGGCGCAGCTCGCGGATGGCGTGGATCGGGATTACATGGACAGCCGGCCACCACGTGATCGTCAGCCCGTTGCGATCCAGGTAATACTGGGCGGATCGCAGCCCCCGCAGGGCGTAGCCGACGACGAGAGCACCCATCAGCGCCAGGGCGGCCACGGTGGAGGCCAGCGCAATCCATGGCGAGGGCGGACGGGTTGCGGTGATCAGGCCTCCGGCGATCGCGATCAAGCCAAACACGCCAAGCAACGTGTAGCCGATCCACAACCCCCGCCGTCGGTCCGGCTGCTCCCTCATCCTTCCTCCTCCGGCGAGGTCAGCATATAGCCGAAGCCGCGCACGGAAACCAGAACCTCTCCCCGCTCTGGATCCAGCCCCAGGCGCTTGCGGATCTGCCGGATATGAACCTTTAACAGCTCGCGGGCTTCCGGATCGTCGGCTTCGATCCCCCAGACCTCCCGCACCAGGTCCGTGTGCGAGACCACCTGGCCCGCCCGTCGGGCCAGGACGGTCAGGATTTTGAACTGAAGTGGGGGAAGCTGCACAGGCTGGCCACGCCAGATCACCTGTTTGCGGCCATGATCAATGATCAAAGATCCCACCCGGATGACCTCCCCACCGGTCCATGTCTGGAATGCCTGCACGGCTCGGGCCAGCCGATCCCAGATCGGATCCCGATCTATGCTTTCCACCGGGCAGATTAGGGGGAGGGGGGAGCAGCCTCGAAGGGCGCTGAACAATCCGCGGCCGTTACGTTCCAGCCACTCCCGATCCGCCACAATGATATCGGGGATGGCCCGAGCGATCAGCGCCAGAACCCCGCGCAGATCGTGAGCATAGTGAGCGGCGTGCCCGGCCTGCACGGCGCTCCGGACCAGTCGCTCTCCGGTCTCCAGATCGGGATGGATGATCAGCATTCGCAGGCGATCGGTTCCGTTTCCGAGACGGATCATCGTGGGTATCTCTACCTCCGGTCTGGGCCACTGAAAGCCATCCGCATCAGGATACAATCCCTGGATGCTCGGGCGAGGGCGCAGAGGTTGGCGAACCGGCGGATGGCATCCACTTCCGCACTCGCAAGCGAAGGCCTTCCACCCCCACAACCTGAACGGGGGTGCCAGCCGCTATCATACCGGCTTCGCTCTCCGCTGTCCACAATTCACCGGCTACATGCACCATCCCCGTGGGATTGAGGTCCGTCCGGGCCTCTCCCAGACGACCGATCAGGGCCTCCACGCCCATCACGCTGGGCCGCCGTTGTGCCTGAAGCGCCTTCGCCACGATGAATCCGAAGAAGCCGGCCATCGCCAGCCCGGTGCCGCCTGCGACCCACGGAGAAAGGGGTGGGAAAGGCGAACGGGCGACCGGGGCGAACAACACCAGCGCGCCAGCGATGAAGGTGGCAGTCCCCACGGCCGTTAAGGCCCCATGGGTTGGGGCTTTGACATCCAGTATAAACAGGACGATCGCGACCGCGATCAGAAGCAACCCCAGCCAGTTGACGGGCAGCACACCGATCCCATACGCTGCCAGCAGCAGACACACCACGCCGATGAACCCGGCCACCCAGCCGCCCGGGTTGGAGAGCTCGATCAGAATAGCCTGGACGCCGATGGCCAGGAGGATCAACGCGATGTTCGGGTTCACCAGACGATGGAGGATTTCCTCCACGATGTTCATCGGAAGCGGAACGATGACGGCGCCCAGGGTGCGGAGCGTGCGCGGCTGGCCCTGGACCGGGACCGTCCGACCATCCAGCTGGCGGAGCAGGTCCTCCGGGTTCTCCGCGATTCCATCGACCAGGCCCGCCTTCACCGCTTCCCGGGCGCTTACTGCCTTTGCGGATTCCACCGCCGCTTCGGCCAGCTGTACGGCCTCGGGCCCCCGTCGTTCGGCCAGACTGCGGACCTGGGCCTTGAGGATCTCTTTGACTTTCTGGCTGAGGGTCTCCGGAAGATCCTCTCCCTGACCTCCTACCGGAGAGGCGGCCCCGATGGCCGTCTCCGGCGCCATCCAGGCCAGATGCCCGGCCAGTGTCACCAGCGTTCCGGCGGATCCCGCGATCGCCCCGCGCGGGGCTACGTAGACGATCACGGGGACCGGGCTTTCGCGGATCATCGAGACCAGCCGCAGAGTGAGATTGACCTCCCCACCCGGCGTGTTCAGTTGCAGGATGAGGGCCTCGGCCTCCTGATCCTGAGCGGTCTGGATCCCCCGTCGCAGGTAATCGGCCACGACCGGAGTCAGGGCCCCTTCGACTCGCAACCACAGCACCCGTCGGGCTGATGGCTCCTGAGCCCCACCTCCCCATGCCGCCAACCATATAATCCAGCCCAACACCAGAAGCCGACGCATGGGCGTTCCTTTCCCTCTCCTCGCGGAAAGCCCTGGAAAGCAGATCGCGCGATGATAGAGGCCGAACCGTCCGCCTATAGCTCATTCTATCGCTTTTTCATCAATGGGGGGGATTTTGGAGATGGGCCAACCGCTGAAGGCAGCCGAATAGAAGGACCACCCGGTCTATTGAGGAGAAGCCTCAACGCAGCGCTCGTTCTTCACGAGAATCCGAAAGCCATGCCGTCCTGGGCGAGGCCCTTGCTCAGGTCAGCGAAATCCATTACGATAGGAACCCAAACGGCCCCCTATTAGGGGGATTTCCCTTCCCTGGAGCGCTCAGAATGGGCACCCGGCATCGTGAGCGAGTGGAAGGAGTGCGCCGGCGAATGGTCGAAGAGAACCTCGAGGCTGTCTTCATCACCTACCTTCCGAATGTTCGTTACCTTTCCGGTTTCACGGGCTCCGCTGCCGTTCTCTGCATCACACCGCGCCAGGCCTGGATCCTGACGGATTTCCGCTACTGGGAACAGGCCGCTCGCCAGTCGCCGGATTTCACCCTTTATCGCCTTCCCAGCCGCCGTTTCGTGGAGGTTCTTCCAGAATTCTTGAAGGAGATCGGCTCGCCCCGCCGGGTGGGCTTCGAGAGCGCTCATCTCACCGTAGACCAGTGGATGTCCTGGAAGGAAGCTACCCCGGATGTGGAATGGGTTCCCATCAAGGACTGGATCGAGGCGATGCGGGCCGTTAAGGACGAAGAGGAACTGGCCCGCATGCGGGAGGCCGCGCGCGTCGCCGATGCCACCATGGCGTATCTCCGGCGCCGGCTGCGGCCGGGGATGACGGAACGGGAGGCTGCATGGCTGGCCGAGCAGTATCTGCGCACCCATGGCGGGGACGATGTGGCCTTCGATGTGATCGTTGCCTCCGGCCCGAACGCGGCCATGGCCCACCATCATCCGGGCGATCGCCGGTTGAAGATCGGGGAGCCGATCATCGTGGACCTGGGGGCGCGGGTGGATAGCTATCATTCCGATATCACCCGCACTTTCGTCCTGGGCCGCATGCCCCGGCGTTTCCGGGAGCTCTACACGATCGTCCTGCGCGCCCAGGAGACGGCGATCCGGAATATGCGGGCCGGGATGCCCGGCAAGGAGATCGATGCGCTGGCCCGCGCGGTGATTGAGGAGGCGGGCTACAAGGACGCCTTCGGTCATGGCCTGGGCCATGGGGTTGGCCTGGAGATCCACGAGAAGCCTTCCGCCGGCCCCATCGCCGAGGATCCCGTCCCGGCCGGCGCGGTCCTGACGGTGGAGCCCGGGATCTACATCAGTGGATGGGGGGGTATTCGCATCGAGGATATGGTGGTGATCGATACCGATGGTGTGCGCGAAGTCCTGACCCACGCTTCGCGGGATCCGCTGATCCCGGTGCGATGAACCCGGTCTGTCGTGGTCTGGATGGGCGCAACCAGGTTCCCATCTGAAGGATAGGGAGACAGCCAGATGGCCTGGGCTCCAGCCGATGGAATGCAGAAAGGGGCAGGCGGGCGAAAGCGCGCCCGCATCATCGGGCGAGAGAGGTCCTCGAGAATCCGGTAAGGAGGTCTGCCGTGAAAACCATCCTGCAAGCCCTCGGGATCCTGCTCAGACCGTACCGTCAGGCCCTGCAGATCGGAGCGGTGGCCTTCCTGGTCGGGCTGGCCAGCGGCCTGATTTACGGCTGGTATATCGCTCCGGTGGAGTGGACGGACGCCGCGCCGGTGGATCTGCGGGTCGATTACCGGGCGAACTACCTGCGCCTGCTGGCCGACGCTGTCCGGGCCGGATTCCTGCGCCCGGAGGACAGCGTGAGCTGGCTGGGCCAGCGATGGCCTCCCCGGGATGCTGCGAGGGAGATCCGGCGCCTGGCGCAACAGGAGGCTGATCTCTCCCGTCGAAGCACGATGGAGCGGCTGGCGGATGTCTGGGAACAGGTCCCCGCGCCGCCCGCGCCCGCCCGGGGAGGGGGTGTTCCGGCTCCCTGTCTGATCGGACTGGCCGGACTGGCGCTGTTGGGGATCGGCGCTTTCTGGCTCCGACGTCGCCCTGCTCTGAGGGCCGCTCCCCGACGCCCAGCCCCCGCAACGGCCCCCGCCGGCCCATCGGTTGCCCCCACGGCCTTGGAGCGAACTGCCCCTGGGGAAGCCTATCCGGAAACCTGGGAGCCGCCCCTTTCCCAGCATCAGGTGACCTATAAGCTGGGGGATGACCATTTCGATCTCTCCTTCCCCATCGAGCTGCCCAATGGGGAGTTCCTCGGGGAATATGGGGTGGGCATCTCGGAGACCATCGGGGTCGGGGATCCAGTGAAGGTCACGGCCTTCGAGGTCTGGCTGTTTGACAAGAACGATATCAAAACGGTGACCAAAGTGCTGGCCAGCGAATATGCATACCGGGATAGCGGACTCCAGGCGCGGCTGCGTCAGAAGGGGGATCTGGTGCTGGCCACCCCCGGCGCGATCATCGAAGTCGAGACGCGGGATCTGCGGCTGCAGGCCCGGGTAGTTGAGATGGAATACGGCACCGGAGCGCTGCCACCGAACAGCTTCTTCGCCCGCCTCACCCTGGATCTGGCGGCCTGGCGTAAGGAGGAGGGATCCTCCACGCCTCGAACCTCACCATCTTTGTGAAAGGAGCACGTCATGTTCTCGAACGATCCGGAAGACGAGTTCACGATGGAGACCCTGGCGGAGACAGAGCACTTCACGCTCTGGCGCAGCACCGGGGATGACGGCCAGTCCCTTTTCCACCTCGAGCTGGGCAATGTCTCGATCCACCTGACCGAGGAGGAATGGGAGGAGCTGGTGGAGCTGGTGGACCAGGCGGTGGACGCGCTGGAGAGCGGCGGTCTCGGATAAATGAGGGCGGTGGGGCTGCGGTCGTCCCTGTTTCTTCCATCCCGTTGCGCCGCTTTGCTGCACAACGGGGTGAGGGATCAGACAAGCCTTCAGAATACGGAGGCCTCCCATGGCGAAGCCCAAAGTCTACATCACCCGGCGGATCCCGGAGCGGGCCTTCGAGATCCTGCGGGAGCACGCGGAGCTGAAGGTATGGGACAGCGACCTGCCGGTTCCCCGGGAGGTCCTGCTGCGGGAAGTGGCAGATGCGGACGGCCTGCTCTGCTTGCTGACGGAGAAGGTGAACGCCGAGCTGCTGGATGCAGCACCCCGTCTGAAGGTCGTCAGCAACATGGCCGTCGGTTTCGATAACATCGATGTGGCGGAATGCACCCGACGGGGCATCCCCGTGGGGAACACGCCGGGGGTCCTGACGGAGGCCACCGCGGATCTCACATGGGCCCTGCTGCTGGCCGCCGCCCGACGGATCAAGGAGGCCGTCGACTACGTGCGGGAGGGGCGGTGGGTGACCTGGGGCCCGCTGCTGCTGCTGGGGCAGGATGTCTACGGGGCCACGATCGGGATCATCGGCATGGGGCGGATCGGGACGGCGGTGGCCCGCCGGGCGAAAGGATTCAACATGCGCATCCTGTATCACGACGTGCGCCGGAACGAGGCCGCGGAATCGGAGCTGGGCGCGACGTTCGTCGATCTGGATACTCTTTTTCGTGAAAGCGATTTCATCACGATCCATACGGATCTCAACCCCACGACCTACCGTCTGATCAACCGGGAAGCCTTCGCCAAAATGAAGCCCACCGCTGTCCTGATCAACGCCGCCCGCGGCCCCATTGTGGACACGGAGGCCCTCTACGAGGCCCTGAAGGATGGACGCATCTTCGCCGCCGCTCTGGATGTCACGGATCCGGAGCCCCTCCCTGCCGATCATCCGCTCCTCCAGTTGCCGAATTGTATCGTGGTCCCTCACATCGGCAGCGCGACGGTGACCACCCGGAACCGCATGGCGGAGCTGGCGGCTCTCAACGTCCTGGCCGGCCTGCGGGGCGAGCGGCTTCCCCATTGTGTGAACCCGGAGGTCTATGAGCGACCGCGATAGGACGGTGAAACGCCCTGGGGGACGCGATCGGCAATCCATGGGGTGGGGGCTTTCGCCCCGACGGCGCTGCTTGACAAGTTTCTGGAAGTCGCTTATGATTGATCCCAAACCATGGGGGATCAGGTGAGGATGTTGAACGGCATCGCCCGCTTCCCACGTATCCGTCGTCCAGAGGCCCTGCCGGGCATCGGGTCCGGTGCGGGGAGGCGGGTGATTGGCCGTTGATTTCTGGCAGTTCCGCGGTATGTTCTACCCCCCGGGCTCCGATGCCCGGGGGGTTTTGTTTTCATGAAGCTTTGCGCCATAGGGCCTCGAAGGGGGGTGGTGCCGCTCCCGGGAACCCATCCGCGGCGATGTCCGATTTAGGACCACGGAAGCGGCCAGGGGTCCATGCAGGCCACAAGGCGAGTCAAAAGGAGAATGGTGCAGGCCTGGCGGCCTGCGCCCCATCCGCAAGGGCGTAAGTCCTGCTCGTTTTCTCTGGAGGGGTGGTGATGATTCGCGTCGGGATTTATGGGGTGAGCGGATATGCCGGGTTTGAGATCTTCCGGCTGCTGCGGCGGCACCCGGCGGTGGAGATCGTCTTCGCGGCTTCCGAGAGCGGGGCGGGGGGGTCCCTGGCCCAGCTGTTCCCCCTGACCGAGGACTTCCCGATCGTCAGCTTTGCCGAAGCCCCCCTGGATCGGGTGGATGCGGTGTTTCTGGCGCTGCCCCACGGCGTCTCCGCCCCGGTCGCCCGTCGGGCCCTCGCCGCGGGGATCCGCGTGATTGACCTCTCGGCGGACTTCCGGCTGAAGGATCCAGCGATCTATGCCCGATGGTATAAGGAGGAGCATCCGGCTCCGGATCTCCTGGAGGAGGCCGTTTACGGCCTAACGGAGTGGAACCGCCCCGCGATTCGTTCTGCCCGTCTGATCGCTAACCCCGGCTGCTACCCCACGGCGACCCTGCTGGCCTTGCTCCCGCTGGCCCGGATGGGTGCCATCGGCCCGGGCCCGATCATCGTGGATGCGAAATCGGGGGTCTCCGGGGCGGGGCGCAAACCCTCCCTGACGACCCATTTCGTGGAAGTGGACGAGAATCTTTCCCCTTACAACATCGGCCGGGCTCACCGGCACCTGCCGGAGATCGAGCAGGCGCTTCACACCGTTAATGGCGCGCTGGGCCCGCTGGTGTTTTCCCCTCAATTGCTTCCGGTGGCCCGGGGGATCCTGGCTACGATTTACGTTCCCCTGGCCCCGGGATGGACCGCGGAGATGGTTCGGGATCTGCTGGTGGAGTCCTACAGCGGGGAGCCCTTTGTAAAGGTGTTGCCGCCGGGGGCTCTGGCGACGCTGCGCCATAGCGTGGGCACCAATCTCTGTGTGCTCTCTGTGACGGGCGTGCCGGAGGCGGGCCTGGTTATTCTCACCGCTTCCATTGACAACCTGATCAAAGGCGCCGCCGGGCAGGCGGTGCAGAACCTCAATGTGATGTTCGGTCTGGAGGAGACGGCCGGATTGCAATGATGGAACACCTTCCCGGATTTACGGAACTCTCCGCGGTGAAAAGATGCCATGCGGGTGATCAAGATCGGAGGCCATGAGCTGGATCAACCGGCGTTCCTGGAGGGTTTGATCGCGGCTCTGAAGGAGCTCTCACCGATGCCCATCCTGGTCCATGGCGGCGGGAAGGCGGTGAGCGCATGGCAGCAGCGGATCGGCCTCACCCCCCGGTATGTCGAGGGATTGCGGGTAACCGATGAGGAGACCCTGGAGCTGGCCGTAATGATCCTGGCGGGGCTGACCAACAAAACCCTGGTGGCGGCCCTCGCGCGGGCGGGTCTGCCGGCTCTGGGGCTGTGCGGGGCCGATCTGGGCCTGGTGCGCGTGCGCCCGGTGCCCCATCTGGGACGGGTGGGAATGCCGGTGGAGGTGGATGCCGGGCGCCTCCGGCGCTGGGTCGCGGAGGGGCTCCTTCCGGTGATCGCCCCGATCGGGCTGGGGCCGGAGGGCCTCTACAACGTGAACGCCGACCAGATGGCCGCCGCGGTCGCCGCGGCCCTTCCCGCCGATGAGCTCGTTCTCCTCACCGATGTGCCGGGGGTTCAAGTGGGCGACTCGATCCGATCTTCGCTCCATGCCGGGGAGGTCGAGGCCCTCATCGCAGCCGGGGTCATCCGCGGCGGCATGATCCCCAAAGTGCGCTCCGCGCTGGGGGCCCTGGCGGCCGGGGTGCGTCGCGCGCGGATCACCAATCTGGCGGGCCTTCGAGAGGGAGGCACAGAGATCATCCAGGAGGGATGAGCGCATGGATACAGGGGCGCTGGTGGCGCTTGCGGAGCGGGTGCTGGCGCCGACCTATCGGCGGCCGCCTATCGTCTTCACCCACGGCGAGGGCGTGTATGTCTACGACGCGGCTGGCCGGCGGTATCTGGATTTCGTGGCCGGGATTGCTGTCTGCGCCCTGGGCCATGCGGATCCCGGAGTCGCGCAGGTGATCGCGGAGCAAGCCCGACGGCTGATCCATGTGAGCAATCTCTACCACACCGAGCCCCATCTCCGCCTGGCGGAGGCCCTGGTCGCCCACAGCTTCGCCGACCGGGTCTTCTTCTGCAACTCCGGCGCTGAGGCGGTCGAGGCGGCCCTCAAGTTCGCCCGCAAGTTCGCCCGAACGCACTACGATGACCGCAAGATCGGATTTGTCGCCTTCACCCACAGCTTCCACGGCCGCACGATGGGCGCCCTCTCGGTCACCGAGAAGCCCGCCTACCGCGAACCCTTCGCCCCTCTGATCCCCGGCGTGACCTTTGCCCCTTTTAACGATGGGGAGGCCGCCGGGGCGGCGATCACGGCGGAAACCTGCGCCGTGATCGTGGAGCCGATCCAGGGGGAAGGGGGCGTGCACATCGCCTCGCCGGAGTTCCTGCGAACCCTGCGGGCCCGGTGCGATGAGACGGGTGCGCTGTTGATTTTCGATGAGGTGCAGTGCGGCCTGGGGCGCACGGGGACGCTGTGGGCCTACGAAGCGTATGGGGTGGAGCCGGATTTGCTGACGGTGGCCAAGCCCCTGGCCAACGGGCTGCCCATCGGCGCGGTGCTGATGCGGGAGAAGGTGGCGGCCGTCCTGCAGCCGGGGGACCACGGCAGCACCTTCGCCGGCGGGCCGCTGGTGAGCGCGGTGGCCTTGCATGTCTTCCAGCGCCTTCGGGACCCGACCTTCCTGGCCCATGTACGGGAGACCGGAGCTTATCTGATGGAGCGCCTGCATGCGGCGGAGCTCCCGGGTGTTCGGGAGATCCGGGGACGGGGCCTGCTGGTGGGGATCGAGATCGAAGGGGACGCGCGGGCCGTCACGATGGCCGCGCTGGAGCGGGGGTTGCTCCTCACGACGGCCGGCGACCATGTCGTGCGGATGGTTCCTCCGCTGATCGTCGAGCGATCCCACATCGATGAGGCTGTCGCGATCCTCCAGGAGGCGATGGCGGCGGGCATGGGATAGCGGATCTTCAGGTTTTTCCTCTCCGCTCTCCGGGGGAGCCATGAAAAGAGAGCAGGAACCGATGATGTTCACAGCGTCGAGGCGCTTTCGAAGCCTGTTCCAGCCACAGAACGAAAGCCATGAAAGGAGGGGGAACCCGATGCGGATCCGGCCTGCCCGTCTGGAAGACATCCCCATCCTCTACGCTCTGGTGAACGACTATGCCCGGCGGGGATGGCTTCTCCCACGGAGCGCGGAGGAGATCGCGGCCACGCTCCCGGACTGGGTGGTGGCGGAAGCGGGGGGCCGGATCGTGGGCTGCGGTTCGCTGGTGTGGATGTCCCCCACCCTGGTGGAGATTCGCTCTCTGGCCGTGGATGAAGCCTATCAGGGCAACGGGGTGGGGGGAGCCATTGTGCAGGCGCTGGTGGAGCAGGCGCGATCCGCCGGGGCGCGCACGGTGTTCGCCCTCACCCGGGCGGTTCCTTTTTTTGAGCGCCTGGGCTTTGCCGTTGCCGAGCGCGACCGCTTCCCGGAGAAGGTGTGGCGGGATTGCATGCGTTGTCCGCTCCGGGAACGGTGTGATGAGGTTGCGGTGATGCTTCAGCTGGAATGAGGGGGGATCACGCCGCCTCGATATCATACCCGAATTCGAAGCCCTTATTTCAGGAGGAGGTGAATATGGTTCGCAAGGTGGTCCTGGCCTATTCCGGCGGTCTGGACACCTCCACCATCATCCCGTGGCTGCGGGAGACCTATGGGTGCGAGGTGATCGCCTTCTGTGCGGATATCGGCCAGGGGGCGGAGGAGATGAAGGGGATCGAGGAGCGGGCCTACGCCGGCGGGGCTTCCAAGGTGATCATCCGCGACCTGCGGGAGGAGTTCCTGCGGGATTATGTGCTGCCCACCGTGCAGGCCGGCGCGGTCTACGAGGGCAAATACCTGCTGGGGACCGCCATGGCGCGTCCCCTGATCGCCAGGCATCAGGTGGAGATCGCCCTCCAGGAGGGGGCTGACGCGGTGGCCCATGGGGCGACCGGGAAAGGCAATGACCAGGTCCGCTTCGAGCTGGCCTATCAGGCCCTGGCGCCCCATCTGCGGGTGATCGCCCCATGGCGGGAGTGGTCGATCACCTCCCGCCGCGAGGCTTATGAATACGCCCGCGCCCACGGCGTCCCTGTCGAGTGGAGCAGCAGCCGCTACAGCCGTGACCGCAACCTCTGGCACGTCTCCCACGAGGGCGGACCACTGGAGGATCCCGATTGGGAGCCTGAGGATGATGTCTATCTGTGGACGGTGGATCCCACGAAGGCCCCGGATGCCCCGGAGACCATCACCCTGGCCTTCGAGCAGGGGGTTCCCGTGGCGCTGAACGGCCAGCCGATGGGGCTGGTTCCCTTAATGGAGGCCCTCAATGCGCTGGGCGCGAAGCACGGCATCGGGCGGGTGGATTTGGTGGAGAACCGGCTGGTGGGAATGAAGTCCCGCGGGGTTTACGAGACGCCAGGGGGAACCATCCTGGTGGAGGCCCTGCGGGCGCTGGAGACGCTGTGTCTGGATCGCGAGACCATGCATTTCAAGCAGGGCCTGGCGCTGCGGTATGCGGAGCTGGTCTATTACGGCTGGTGGTTCAGCCCTCTGCGGGAGGCCATGGATGCCTTCGTGAGGACGGTCATGCGCCATGTCACGGGAGAGGTGCGCCTCAAGCTGTATAAGGGGAACGTCTTCGTGGTGGGCCGGCGCTCGCCTTACAGCCTTTATCGGGAGGATATCGTCTCCTTCGACACGGTAGGGGCTTACGATCACAAGGATGCGGCGGGCTTCATCCGGCTGTTCGGGCTGCCCCTGAAGGTCCACGGCCTGGTCAACCGGGGCCTGCGCGGGGAACCCCGCGCCCCGGAGGAGCGAGATTGAGACGGCTGCTCCTCCTTGAGGAAGTCCGGGGAGGTTTGGGGCCTGGGGGCGTGGAGGGTAGCCCCCAGACCTAAGGCCTATGGGTCGGATTGCCCCGAAGGCTAATAAGGGCAGGAAGGCTTCCAGGGCGTAAGGAGCAGCCCAGAGGCTTTCTCCTTCTGTGCGCCGTAGACCGGCGCGGATGGCTTCGGCCTGCGCTTGGCGCTTCGCCGGGGCGAGCGGCCGGATCCCCAGCGCCTCCGCCTGGGCTCGATAAGGCATGCCCTGGATTTCCGCAAAGTCCGAAAGATAGACCAGATCTCCCCGGCCCAGCAAAGCATGGCTTTGAGCACGGCCAGAGTGTCCTCGAGAATATGGCCTTCGGCAAAGCGATTGCCACTGGCTCCAGCTGGTGCAGCAGCCCCTATAGACGCTCCTCCGGATGCGGCACCCGGGCGGTCAGGATCTCTTCCGAATCGTCCCTTTGGGCGACGGCGAGGAAGCCGGGCATCGGGCCGATATCCCGGTAACCCTGATCCCCGGGCGTCCGATCCGCATCGCGGGCGATGAGGGCGGATTGTCCGTAAAAGGCCAGATCGAAGAGGGCGCCCGTCATCATGGGATTGACCGCATAAACGAAACATCCCTCCTGAACCGTTGCCGCCCAGGCCCCTCGAAGCCAGTCCGCCTGCTGCTCCGGCGTCCAGGGCCCCGGGTTGGCGGAGGGCTGGACCAGGATCTCCGCCCCCAGGCGGGCCAGCCGTTCCCGCACCGGGGATTCCGGCGCGAAGGCGTCCAGGCAGATCGCGATCCCCACCCGACCGACTTCCGTCGGGAACACCTGGATGTCTTCCAGGGATCCCGGGCTGAGATCCAGGCCCTGGGGGCCTTCCAGATCGATCCGCGCGACTTTCCGCTGAAGGCCGATCAGGGATCCATCCGGCCCGAAGAGCGCGGCGGTGTTGTAGACAGCAGGCCCCCGAGGGCGCAGGGCCTCCAGGCGGGATCCGGAGGCGTGGGGGAGGGCGGCCAGCGGGGCGGAGCCCGCCACCAGAACCACGCGATATTTTCGGGCGAGGGTGGAGAAGGCGCTCAGATAAAGCGGAACAAGTCGCGGCTGGATGGCCAGCAGCAGGGCGCGGGCCCAGCTCACCCGATAGCGGAGACGATGGTAGAGGGCAGGGAGGAACTGCTGGCGCAGGGCAAAGGCCATGGCCTTCGCCATCGTGGGCTGATTTCGCAGCCCTGGAGGGAGAACCGCCAGCGCGGCCAGCAGCCCCACATCCTCCGGGAAGGCCACCAGCGCCGGCTTCCGCGGATCCAGCCGCTCGGCGGCCCGGGCCATCAGCCCATCCATGCGGGCAATAAAAGCCCCAGGGGAAGATCCATCCTGAGGAGACCAGCGCATCTGGATGGCGATCAGCTGGATCATCATCTGGATCCGGAGTGGGATCAGGGTTTCCCTGAGGAAAAGGCCGCGGCGTTGCGATACAGACCGTGGGTGTAGATATAGGTCTCCACCTCCGGGGGGACCAGATACCGGATCGAGCCGCCGCTTTTCACGCGCCGCCGCAGATCATGGGAAGCGATGTCCAGGAAGGGCGCGTCCAGCCAGATCAGCCGCTTGCTGATCCCCGGCAACGCCTGTTCCAGAAGCGGCATGTGCACCACATATCCGGGTCGGGGCATCACCGCCAGCCAGGTCATCTGGATCAGGCGGTGAGGCTCCCGCCACCGGGGGAGATCCACCAGCGAATCGGATCCCATCAGAAAAAAGAACTCGGCTTCCGG
This window contains:
- the argB gene encoding acetylglutamate kinase, giving the protein MRVIKIGGHELDQPAFLEGLIAALKELSPMPILVHGGGKAVSAWQQRIGLTPRYVEGLRVTDEETLELAVMILAGLTNKTLVAALARAGLPALGLCGADLGLVRVRPVPHLGRVGMPVEVDAGRLRRWVAEGLLPVIAPIGLGPEGLYNVNADQMAAAVAAALPADELVLLTDVPGVQVGDSIRSSLHAGEVEALIAAGVIRGGMIPKVRSALGALAAGVRRARITNLAGLREGGTEIIQEG
- a CDS encoding D-glycerate dehydrogenase, with the translated sequence MAKPKVYITRRIPERAFEILREHAELKVWDSDLPVPREVLLREVADADGLLCLLTEKVNAELLDAAPRLKVVSNMAVGFDNIDVAECTRRGIPVGNTPGVLTEATADLTWALLLAAARRIKEAVDYVREGRWVTWGPLLLLGQDVYGATIGIIGMGRIGTAVARRAKGFNMRILYHDVRRNEAAESELGATFVDLDTLFRESDFITIHTDLNPTTYRLINREAFAKMKPTAVLINAARGPIVDTEALYEALKDGRIFAAALDVTDPEPLPADHPLLQLPNCIVVPHIGSATVTTRNRMAELAALNVLAGLRGERLPHCVNPEVYERPR
- a CDS encoding nodulation protein NfeD; this encodes MRRLLVLGWIIWLAAWGGGAQEPSARRVLWLRVEGALTPVVADYLRRGIQTAQDQEAEALILQLNTPGGEVNLTLRLVSMIRESPVPVIVYVAPRGAIAGSAGTLVTLAGHLAWMAPETAIGAASPVGGQGEDLPETLSQKVKEILKAQVRSLAERRGPEAVQLAEAAVESAKAVSAREAVKAGLVDGIAENPEDLLRQLDGRTVPVQGQPRTLRTLGAVIVPLPMNIVEEILHRLVNPNIALILLAIGVQAILIELSNPGGWVAGFIGVVCLLLAAYGIGVLPVNWLGLLLIAVAIVLFILDVKAPTHGALTAVGTATFIAGALVLFAPVARSPFPPLSPWVAGGTGLAMAGFFGFIVAKALQAQRRPSVMGVEALIGRLGEARTDLNPTGMVHVAGELWTAESEAGMIAAGTPVQVVGVEGLRLRVRKWMPSAGSPTSAPSPEHPGIVS
- the argC gene encoding N-acetyl-gamma-glutamyl-phosphate reductase; the protein is MIRVGIYGVSGYAGFEIFRLLRRHPAVEIVFAASESGAGGSLAQLFPLTEDFPIVSFAEAPLDRVDAVFLALPHGVSAPVARRALAAGIRVIDLSADFRLKDPAIYARWYKEEHPAPDLLEEAVYGLTEWNRPAIRSARLIANPGCYPTATLLALLPLARMGAIGPGPIIVDAKSGVSGAGRKPSLTTHFVEVDENLSPYNIGRAHRHLPEIEQALHTVNGALGPLVFSPQLLPVARGILATIYVPLAPGWTAEMVRDLLVESYSGEPFVKVLPPGALATLRHSVGTNLCVLSVTGVPEAGLVILTASIDNLIKGAAGQAVQNLNVMFGLEETAGLQ
- a CDS encoding response regulator transcription factor produces the protein MIRLGNGTDRLRMLIIHPDLETGERLVRSAVQAGHAAHYAHDLRGVLALIARAIPDIIVADREWLERNGRGLFSALRGCSPLPLICPVESIDRDPIWDRLARAVQAFQTWTGGEVIRVGSLIIDHGRKQVIWRGQPVQLPPLQFKILTVLARRAGQVVSHTDLVREVWGIEADDPEARELLKVHIRQIRKRLGLDPERGEVLVSVRGFGYMLTSPEEEG
- a CDS encoding Xaa-Pro peptidase family protein translates to MGTRHRERVEGVRRRMVEENLEAVFITYLPNVRYLSGFTGSAAVLCITPRQAWILTDFRYWEQAARQSPDFTLYRLPSRRFVEVLPEFLKEIGSPRRVGFESAHLTVDQWMSWKEATPDVEWVPIKDWIEAMRAVKDEEELARMREAARVADATMAYLRRRLRPGMTEREAAWLAEQYLRTHGGDDVAFDVIVASGPNAAMAHHHPGDRRLKIGEPIIVDLGARVDSYHSDITRTFVLGRMPRRFRELYTIVLRAQETAIRNMRAGMPGKEIDALARAVIEEAGYKDAFGHGLGHGVGLEIHEKPSAGPIAEDPVPAGAVLTVEPGIYISGWGGIRIEDMVVIDTDGVREVLTHASRDPLIPVR